The nucleotide window GGCCGAAGATGGACTGCTCACTCAAGTCGTGGAAGGCGCAGCAATGACCTTGCCCACGCGCATGCAATGGCGCTCTTTCCCTGACCAAATTTTGCAAGCTGAACTCTTTTTTGTGCATGGAGAAGCAGCCGTTTATGAGGCCCATTTAGTGGAAGAAAACAATGCCTACAGTCTTTTGGAAGAAGACGGCGTCACTTCGCTTTTGAAAAATTCAGGCGTGCTAGCAAGAGTGCGTGCCGATGGACAAATCGAACTCCTCGATCCCAGTCTCTACTTGATTGTGAATGCCGCAAATCAAGGCCTGAGCTTGGCCGTGATGGAGAATGGACAAGCCGTGCTTCAAGTCAATTATGAAAGAGTTTGGGAAGAAGACGTGACTTTGCTGGAAAGCGATCATGACCTCACTGATTGGTCCAGCTTGAACGCGGGCATTTACATCAAACCCACCGCAGACAATGAGCATGCTTTCGAACCCATTTCTAGCGGCAACAGTTCTTTGAGCCCTCAAGGCTTGGCCTTGGTGGATCCTACGGAAGAATTGCCCAAAGAAATGCAGGCTTCCCTGGGCTACACTTCTTTAGATCAAGCAGAAGAAGATGGAACTGTGGGTTGGGAAAAAGAGAATAAAAATCTGCTGCTATTCAGTGCTGGGAACACTGCAGGCGTCTCGAATCTTTTTTATGTTTCGGAAGTCGGAATACTGCTGGGCGACCCCACGGTGAGCTTGCCAACCGCCAATGAAGCCAACAGTTTAGGTTTCACCGAAGATGTGGGGACACTGATTTCTGCTTCCCAAGATGAGATTTTAGAGCTCGTGGATATCGATTACAACGGCGATGGACAAATGGACGTGCTGGTGGCTTACGAAGACGGACGCATTGAAGTTTTGCAAAATCACCAAGCCGCGCAGCGTTTGCGTTCTCGCGGAACATTGTTGAAAATTGAAAATGGAATCCGTTCCATCGATAAAGGGGACTTCAATGCCGATGGACTAACCGATCTGTTGATCGTCACAGAAGAATCTTGCTATGCCGATGAAATGTGCCTTTATGAATACGACAACATTGGCGGTGGTTTTGTAGCTAAAAATTTAAGTTTTTCAGACATTGCAGCTCAGCCCGAGCAAGTGGAAGTCAGCGATTTGAACAACGATGGTTATGATGATTTGGTTCTGGCCGATGAAAACATGGTTTTGTACACGGTGTGGAACAGCGCGGGCGGTTTTTATGCGGTGGATGAGATCAAAGATTTTGGACTGCACAGCGACTCCAGCATAGATTTGGCCTCTCAAATGCTCTTGCGCTACAGCGGTTTGGACAGCGGTTCCGTATCCTTACCCATAACGGTGGATGCTCGTGACACCGGCAATGCTCAATTGGACCGCTTTTTAAATGCTGTGGATACAGCCAGTGCTTTCACTTTGGAAACCGATGGAGAAAATGGGGGAGGGCTGGAGCAAAAAGCAGACACCCTTTTTGAACATGCCAATGCCGAAGTTTTCAATGATGTGTTTTCCGTCAGCAAGTCCATGTCCGATGAAAATGGAGGCACAGCTGAAGTAGGGGATGAATTGACCTACACACTCACGCTGCAAAACATTTCAGGAACAACGCTCAACAACATTTATATTTCAGACACCGTGGATGCGGTCTTCCAATTCAATGCCGAAAGTTTGACCTGCAGCGATTGCAGCGCAGTGAACCTCAGTGAGGCACAATTTGTCCCCGCAGATGCCACTCGACCTTTTGTGTTTGGCCCCCTCGACCTTGCAAACGGAGCGGATCTAACTTTGACTTATCATGCAGAATTGATGCACTTGCCGCAACTTGCTTTGATGGTGGGCAACGATTTATTTGGAGATTATGTGGACGACGACCGGCCCGATATTGGAGTTTCATTGGATGGAAACACCACCGGAGAACTGATGGTTTATTACTCCGATGGCAGTTATACAGAAACCTTGGAAGAAGGAATTTTGGGTTCCGATTTAGGAGCCATGACCGTAGAGCATGTGCATTATGCCGAAAGAAATTATTCGCCCAGCACTTATGCCGAGGAGCATGAAACCGAACGAGCCAGTCCTTTTGAAGATGCCGATGAAGACGGTGTCCCCGATTTCATGGGTGAAATGGATCCGGAATTGGGCATCCCTGTACCGGACAGCGGTTACGATGCCGTTGCCGAAGTGTTAGGGGGAAGTGATCAAGATGGAAATGGATATTATTCCAGTCAGGAAATGTTCAGCAGCGACGTGGATGCGGACAACGATGGTCTTTACGATACCATCGATCGATCCAATGCAGGCGAAGGATTGATTTTAGATCCGGCCTTGGATTTACTCGTTGGGGAGGGTGCAGAAATCGATGCCGAAGTCGCTCTTTTGGATGAACAAATTTCCGGCCTCACCAATCAAGTAGAAGAAGTTGTTTCCAGCTTCACTTGCGATGGCGGCTGTTTGGCCTTGCCGGGTAGTGTGGCTTTCTTAGCCAGTGGTACTTTTCACGATCCTTTCACGGGAACGCCTTTGGGTTACGACGTCGGTACACCAGTCTTTGGCATCATGCCCAATCCTAGTTATGTGTGCACCGCCACCGCCTGCCAAGCCACCAGCGTGCTGCGCATTTACATTGCCCCAACCACCACGCTCGGTCTCGGCCTCGGAGTCTGTGTTGCTCCTTACGCCGTGGGTCAATGTTACGCTTTCAATATACCACTTTTACAAGCCCTAGGAGTCTGTGATGCCATCAATGGATTCGTAGCGGACTCCCTTTCAAAAGCCAGTGATTTTGTAGAAGAAAATGGAACCGTGGCTTTGAATGTCCTAGGGTCTTCTGGTGGAACCGTGGCTGCCCCAAGTGGGCTTTCCAGTTCATCGTACGCAAACTACAGTCCGCCCCTTTCCACTCAAACCAACATCGACATACCCGGCTTTCCTTCTGTTTTCACAGAATGGTGGAAGGCTCAAAAAATGGAGTTTTTCAAAATGTTGGATTTGCCAGATATCACCTTCATTTATCCTGATCCGAAAAGCCTTTCTTCCGAGTTTGGTGGCATACGTCAAAGGGCCCAAGAAGAATCGGTGAGCTTGGATCAGGCAAGCAATCCCATGGTTTTGGATCACGAAATCAAGATTCAAGAAATGAGCAGTGGAATTTTAAATTTAGACAAGTGGTTGAACATGGCTCATGCACTTCCGATCATCGATATCCAAACCGAAAAAGTCTACATCCACTACCCTGCTTTGACGGAAGAAGAAGTAGAAATTTTTCAAAAAGACATGGGAGAGTGGACGGTTCGTACAAAGAGCAATTTTGCCATTTTCAAAGAGCAATTTGAATTGCGCCGCTTGGCAGGCGAAGAAATTTCTGCCGCAGAAGAGCAGGCTTATGATGAACTGGTGCTTGCGGTGGATGAGGCCATTACGGCGGTGGAGAGCAACATGGCCATTTTAGAGTCTTATAAAGACATCCCTGAGCAAATTTTGGAAATCCGAACTATGCAAGCGCAGTATGCCAAAGTCATTGTTTGTTATTTGGACGCCATCTTGGATTACACGGCTGGATATTTAAGTGAAAATTTACAACGAGTGGAAGCGTGGGCTCAATTCGTAGTCGATCTGCGCGACGTGGTGGATGGATGGCAAGTGCTCATCGATTTGTCCGCGGATTTCATGGACTCTTGTGATAAATGCACAAATCAACGCTACAGCGGTTTACAATTGCTCTTCAGCCTCTTCGTTTTCATGCCGGAATTTCCGGTGGTGGAATTGCCTAAACTCCCCGACATCGTCATCGATGTGTCTCATATTCAAGCGGGAGTAGACATCCTTTGGCCCGACATTGAATTTGTCCCGGAACGCATTGACATCCCTGAATTGCCCGAATTGGTTTTCCCCTCGGCACGATTCAACTTAGACACGGAACTGGACATCGATTTGGATATCCCGACTCTGCCCGAATTCCAATTGAATTTTGAGTTGCCACAACTTCCTGCGTTGACTTTGCCTGAGCTGCCTTCGCTGCCCCCGCCCCCCAGCATTCCAGAATTGGATCCCACTTTAAAAGCCTCTCTCGAAGTTGCCAGCAATGTTTTGAAACTGGTGTGCATCATCCGTTCAGGTTTTATTCCTACGCCAGAA belongs to Candidatus Peregrinibacteria bacterium and includes:
- a CDS encoding S-layer homology domain-containing protein, with product MDAEGNITLAEDGLLTQVVEGAAMTLPTRMQWRSFPDQILQAELFFVHGEAAVYEAHLVEENNAYSLLEEDGVTSLLKNSGVLARVRADGQIELLDPSLYLIVNAANQGLSLAVMENGQAVLQVNYERVWEEDVTLLESDHDLTDWSSLNAGIYIKPTADNEHAFEPISSGNSSLSPQGLALVDPTEELPKEMQASLGYTSLDQAEEDGTVGWEKENKNLLLFSAGNTAGVSNLFYVSEVGILLGDPTVSLPTANEANSLGFTEDVGTLISASQDEILELVDIDYNGDGQMDVLVAYEDGRIEVLQNHQAAQRLRSRGTLLKIENGIRSIDKGDFNADGLTDLLIVTEESCYADEMCLYEYDNIGGGFVAKNLSFSDIAAQPEQVEVSDLNNDGYDDLVLADENMVLYTVWNSAGGFYAVDEIKDFGLHSDSSIDLASQMLLRYSGLDSGSVSLPITVDARDTGNAQLDRFLNAVDTASAFTLETDGENGGGLEQKADTLFEHANAEVFNDVFSVSKSMSDENGGTAEVGDELTYTLTLQNISGTTLNNIYISDTVDAVFQFNAESLTCSDCSAVNLSEAQFVPADATRPFVFGPLDLANGADLTLTYHAELMHLPQLALMVGNDLFGDYVDDDRPDIGVSLDGNTTGELMVYYSDGSYTETLEEGILGSDLGAMTVEHVHYAERNYSPSTYAEEHETERASPFEDADEDGVPDFMGEMDPELGIPVPDSGYDAVAEVLGGSDQDGNGYYSSQEMFSSDVDADNDGLYDTIDRSNAGEGLILDPALDLLVGEGAEIDAEVALLDEQISGLTNQVEEVVSSFTCDGGCLALPGSVAFLASGTFHDPFTGTPLGYDVGTPVFGIMPNPSYVCTATACQATSVLRIYIAPTTTLGLGLGVCVAPYAVGQCYAFNIPLLQALGVCDAINGFVADSLSKASDFVEENGTVALNVLGSSGGTVAAPSGLSSSSYANYSPPLSTQTNIDIPGFPSVFTEWWKAQKMEFFKMLDLPDITFIYPDPKSLSSEFGGIRQRAQEESVSLDQASNPMVLDHEIKIQEMSSGILNLDKWLNMAHALPIIDIQTEKVYIHYPALTEEEVEIFQKDMGEWTVRTKSNFAIFKEQFELRRLAGEEISAAEEQAYDELVLAVDEAITAVESNMAILESYKDIPEQILEIRTMQAQYAKVIVCYLDAILDYTAGYLSENLQRVEAWAQFVVDLRDVVDGWQVLIDLSADFMDSCDKCTNQRYSGLQLLFSLFVFMPEFPVVELPKLPDIVIDVSHIQAGVDILWPDIEFVPERIDIPELPELVFPSARFNLDTELDIDLDIPTLPEFQLNFELPQLPALTLPELPSLPPPPSIPELDPTLKASLEVASNVLKLVCIIRSGFIPTPESQLKARIEEITERPGGTFVAADFASTVEWPAFNYDFLKRIEINTYLNLNADFTPLFDVMEHLGAQTEELSENTAEGISGPLQDLANEIQEALTGAGENTSIDIDAELNVDLESYVHPAVQTAELYKDDPLVQQNLIALQQVMHSLQSQIDAWAKDLPEEVRLEATDRLLALDDPLLNRYDEIAKENPNLDPEFLASIQETPLVGVLNLKNSLLAHVQNLDAENTRLLVMDDENFFRTLAAESSSSHFELAATQEEGYSTAAEWNLNALKKTSLDEVELSTESGAPEIESLDLEVQNQAFNTGLYIYNAEADVSTRLTAYAAETDETTHILFMDVDQDGDEDVIYSLGGDVYIKENHNESPRLQYVSTDPSEVTLSEELPAAGSMQKFEEKKNTHGESSFAFGASYEAVGYEFTMYDSLDAQEAAPNENVKRLLLLSEEENLKGVWSSEGDFTAETSGNPAMPSVAMSRLVATAVSGNVQLKNGAARTFIHDNAEWETSEPVLLQTVSPAVLELTYEESEARLEVPAYTVLSFGNDVGRRIRLESGEAYMIDPDTFLTEQDLEEGMMIFAGEIVDLETSNAEATLSTTEGGVFHLDEEEVFVMDRLLSPESPSAQVQLENGAYYTVGRALYGDGNSSTLSDNILLNPQICGDDSEPMIISPDRLDLAIFSTTDISADQSFDSTSEIIDAYWDLDANVDADGDGEFTNDEERFGLNTSIGPYTDLEPKTVTLHVVDSAGNIARRSIEVNLYVPAIEVHTATPEVVAGGTDPSSPHFPFTLVREREGTLKELGAYMTDEDGNFILPMQNSDLLAVYNAEGLSIAEFNPLTKQVQILDEDYEVRFITASETWPSHLAVYEKSTGIVMGNFIFVTDSSLPITRLGTPLSDYDLSTLNRVTVHSVNDPNGYDFANTSITAYDELGNLDFKLSNTGNITVFDSRYTVLRREADSLEDPLILEVYDEGTLELEIWPGMDSTVYLETTDDLNLPASALIENHGSSTQDTELYFEDIDADDPLYEKITELVQRNVLEGYEVDGDRYFKPDNQINRAEFTKIILSILCIVPRDEAEILPAVFNDILNESSWYYPYTKESYLSGLITGYLGEKDATGLTPFKPENTITRAEASKIVLEALNAEGVIRLPDLQSDGAWYEPYMEIAQDLSPYMTGESTAGTSNHLLTAEEAALPNHVLTRYEFVEMSVRVLQAYNCFALETPSDYFNDETEWLPGIHALREACNTCPCVSQVDYAAELRPGDFVFAIIQNEWGEIFGVSPSVEILAPSSP